In the genome of Thiohalobacter sp., the window GGTCCCCTGGGCGGTGCGCTCCATGCGCACCCGGAACTTGTCGCGGGTGGCAGCGGAATAGAGGAAGTTGAGCGCCTTGCCGATGGTGCGGCGGATCGGATCCTGGGGGATGTCGGCGCGGTTCTCGGCCCACTCGGTTTCGAGGATGCCGACCTGTGGATCGTCCACGGTCAGCAGAAACCCGTTCTTCAGCCAGAACTCTCGCACCCGCGGCCAGACCTTCTCCGGCGGCGCCTCGACTACCAGCCAGCGCGCGTCGCCGTCACGCTCGATATGCATGTCCGGCTGCACGGGCAGCACTCTGGACTGTTCCGGGCGGGGCGCGGCACCGCTGGCGGCGTACTCGGAATAGGTGGCGCTGGGCACCACCATGCTGTCCTGGAGCCCGCTGGCGGACAGGTCCGGCGGGATCTCCAGCGGCGGCTCGCTGCGACTCTGCTTGTAGTCCACCTTCTTGGGCATCACCTTGTCGAGCGTGCCGCAACCGGCCAGCAGGGTGGCGGCCAGCAGGCCGGGAAGCAGTCGAAGCATGTTGGACATGGGCACGGTTACCTGTATGTGAAGCGGTTCATTCGAGCACGCCGGCCTGGCGCAGGGCCGCGCGCACGCGATCGTGATACTGCGGTGACAGGGGGGTCAGCGGCAGGCGCAATCCGGGCGGGATCAGCCCCATCTCGGCCAGCGCCCACTTCACCGGAATCGGATTGGCTTCCACGAACAGGTCACGGTGCAGCGCCTCCAGCCGGTGGTTGATGGCCTCGGCGCGCGCCCGGTCGCCGGACAGCGCCGCCTCGCACAGCTCGTGCATGGCCCGCGGCGCCACGTTGGCGGTGACCGAGATCACACCCCTGCCGCCCATCAGCATCAGCTCCATGGCGGTGGCGTCGTCGCCACTGTAGAGATCCAGCCGCTCGCCGCAGCAGTCGAGGATGGCGCGGGCACGGTCGAGATCGCCGGTGGCCTCCTTGATGCCGACGATGTTGGAGATGTGCGACAGCCGTTCGACCGTCTCCGGGCGCATGTCGCAGGCCGTCCGCCCGGGCACGTTGTAGAGGATCTGCGGGATCGGCACCGCCTCGGCCACCGTCTTGTGGTGCTGGTACAGGCCCTCCTGGGTGGGCTTGTTGTAATAGGGGGTGACCAGCAGGCAGGCATCCGCGCCGGCCTCCATGGCGCAGCGGGTCAGCCGAATGGCCTCGCTGGTGGCATTGGCGCCGGTGCCGGCGATCACCGGCAGGCGGCCGGCCGCGAGCTCGACGCAGCGGCGGATCAGGGCACAGTGTTCTTCCTCGTCCAGGGTGGCCGACTCACCGGTGGTGCCGACGGCAACGATGGCATCGGTCCCCTGGCTGACGTGGCATTCGATCAGACCGGCAAGACTGTCGTCGTCGACCGCCCCGTCCTCCCGCATCGGGGTGACCAGCGCGACCATGCTGCCGTGAAACATGTACCTGCTCCGTGAATGTCGGGGCCCTGAACCGGCCACATACTACTTGCCCGCCTCACCCCTGACAAGGCAGCCGCCGGCGCTGGCAGCGGGGGCCGGCGCTCTAGTATGCTTGCCGAAAAAGCCAGGAGACACACCCACATGCAGGAAGACGAGGCCATACGCGAGATCCGCATCAACCCCATCGTGCCGAGCGAGTCGGTGCTGGTGGCCACCGCGCGTTCCATGCGTCCGCGCAAGGAGGAGGCTCCCGCCCCGAGGGACACCCGCAAGCACGTGGACACCTGCCCCTTCTGCGCCGGCAACGAGCACATGACGCCACCCACCATCCAGGCCTGGCCGGACGAGGCCGACTGGCGGATCCGGCTGGTGGAGAACCTCTATCCCGTGCTCGGTGACGACCGCCAGTCCAGCAATCTGGTATTCGGACTGCAGCAGGCCATCGAGGGCTACGGCCGTCATGAGGTCTTCATCGACCATCGCGACCATGGCATCGCCCTGCACGAGATGAGCCATGACCACCTTGCCCTGCTGTTCGGCGCCTACCGCGACCGCATGCAGCAGCTCTACGATGCCGACCCCCGCCTGCGCTACGTGCTGGTGTTCAAGAACTTCGGCCCGGCCGCGGGCGCCAGCATCGCCCACACCCACAGCCAGATCATTGCCATGCCGGTAGTGCCGGAGAATGTCTACAACGAGATCACCCACAGCCGCGCCTACTACCGCGAGAACCACCACTGCGTGTTCTGCGCCCTGATCGACGAGGCGCTGACCTTCGAGGCCACCATCTACGACCGCAGCTCTGGGCAGATACGGCGCAGGATCAATGTCGGCCAGTACGTGGTCGAACGGGGCGAGCGCTTCATCGCCATCAAGCCCTTCGCCAGCCGTTTCGAATGGGAGGTGCACATCCTGCCCCTGAACCACCAGAGCGACTTCCTGGAGATCACCGACGCCGACCGCCGCGACCTGGCCCAGGTGATGCAACGCACCATGGCGCGTCTGGACGCCGTCATCGGCGGCGCCCAGTACAACTATTTCCTGCACTCGCGGCCGCGGGGAGAGGACTACGAGGACTGTGGACAGAGTTATCACTGGCACCTGGAGATCTGCCCGCGGACCTCGATCCCGACCGGCTTCGAGCTCGGCTCCGGTCTGTTCGTCACCACCATCAGCCCCGAGGAGGCCGCGGCGCGGCTGAGGGCGGTCGAACTCGACTGAATCGCAGCCCGGCGGTGGTAGACTTGCAGCAGGACGAACCCGGGCGGAGGCCCTGCCAGTCACCATGAGCAACTATCTCGTCATCTCGGCCGTGGGCGAAGACCGCCCCGGACTGGTCGACCGCATCTCGCGCTGCATCCTGGACCACGAGGGCAGCATTGCCGACAGCCGCATGACCGTGCTGGGCGGCGAATTCGCCATCATTCTGCTGGTTTCCGGCAACTGGAACAGCATCGCCAGGCTGGAGACGGCACTGCCGGCACTGGGCGAGGAACTGGGCATGGTCATTACCACGCGGCGCACCGCCTCGCGCGAGCCGGCACGGGACCTGCTGCCCTATGCCGTGGACGTGGTGGCCCTCGACAACCCCGGCATCGTGCACCGGCTGGCCAACTTCTTCTCCCGGCGCAGCATCAACATCCAGGATCTGGCCACCAGCAGCTACGCCGCGCCGCATACCGGCACCCCCATGTTCGCCGTGCACATGACGGTGGATGTGCCGGCGAGCACCCACATCGCCAGCCTGCGCGAGGAATTCATGGACTTCTGCGACCAGCTCAACCTGGACGCCGTCATCGAACCCGCCAAGAACTGAGAGAGGCCATCATGAGCGTCAGCGTCGGCAAGAAGGTACCCGACTTCAGACTGCCCGCCACCGGCGACAGGGAAATCCGCCTGTCGGACCTGCGCGGCAAGAACGTGGTGCTCTATTTCTACCCGAAGGACAGCACCCCGGGCTGCACCAACGAGGCACGCGACTTCCGCGACAGTTTCAGCAAGTTCAAGCGACAGAATACGGTCATACTGGGCGTGTCCCGCGACAGCCTGCGCAGCCACGAGAACTTCAAGGCGAAACAGGACCTGCCCTTCGAGCTGTTGTCCGATACCGAGGAAAAGGTCTGTCGCCAGTTCGACGTCATCCGGGAAAAGAACATGTATGGCCGCAAGGTCATGGGCATAGAACGCAGCACCTTCCTCATCGACCCGGAGGGCCGGCTGGTCCGGGAATGGCGCAAGGTCAGGGTGCCGGGCCATGTCGACGAGGTACTTCAGGCCGTCAAGGATCTGAACAAGGCCGCCCGCGGCAAGGCCTGAACGGACCCCCGGCATGACCGAAAAGCGCCTGTTCGTGCTCGACACCAACGTGTTGATGCATGACCCCACCGCCCTGTTCCGGTTCCAGGAACATGGCGTATTCCTGCCCATGGCCGTGCTGGAGGAGCTGGACCACGCCAAGAAGGGCACTTCCGAGGTCGCCCGCAACGTGCGCCAGGTGAACCGCTTTCTGGATGACCTCACCCGGCGCGCCTCGCCCGATGACATCGCCGCCGGCATCCCGCTGGCAATGGAGGGCATCGAGGACGCAAGCACCCTGGCCGCCAGCGGCACCCTCTACCTGCAGACCCGCAGCATGGAGTATGAACTGCCGGCCGCACTGCCCGGCAACAAGCCGGACAACGACATCCTCGGCACCGCGCTGGCGCTGCAGAAGGAACGCCCGGGCACACCGGTCACACTGGTGTCCAAGGACATCAATCTGCGCATCAAGGCTGCCATCCTCGGCCTGCGCGCCGAGGACTACTACAACGACCAGGTCCTCGAAGACGTCAACCTGCTCTACAGCGGGTTGGCCGAGCTCGATGCCGGTTTCTGGGACACCCACGGCGACCATCTCGAGTCCTGGCAGGAGGAAGGCAGAACCTTCTACCGGCTGCGCGGCCCGCAACTGGCCGAACTGCTGCCCAACCAGTGCGTGTTCGTGGAGGGCGGGCGCGGCTTCGAAGCGCTGGTGCACGAGATCGGTGCGGACGGCGTGGTGCTTGAACTGGCCGAGGACTACCGCAAGCCCAATCACAGCGTCTGGGGCATCACGGCCCGCAACCGGGAACAGAACTTCGCCCTCAACCTGCTGATGAATCCCGACATCGACTTCGTCAGCCTGGTAGGCCAGGCCGGCAGCGGCAAGACGCTGCTGACCCTGGCCGCGGGCCTGACCCAGGTGCTGGAGGACAAGCGTTACAGCGAGATCATCATGACCCGGGTCACGGTACCGGTCGGCGAGGACATCGGCTTCCTGCCCGGCACCGAAGAGGAAAAGATGACGCCTTGGATGGGCGCGCTGATGGACAATCTGGAGGTGCTCACCCAGACCGACGCCGGCGACTGGGGGCGCGCCGCCACCAACGACCTGCTGCAGAGACGGATCCGCATCCATTCCCTGAATTTCATGCGCGGGCGCACTTTCCTCAACAAGTTCCTCATCATCGACGAGGCCCAGAACCTGACCTCCAAGCAGATGAAGACCCTGATCACCCGCGCCGGACCGGGCACCAAGGTGGTGTGCCTGGGCAACATCGCCCAGATCGACACCCCCTACCTCACCGAGACTACCTCCGGGCTCACCTACGTCGTCGACCGTTTCAAACCCTGGGTCCATGGCGGCCACATCACCCTCCGCCAGGGCGAGCGCTCGCGGCTGGCTGATTTTGCGGCGGAGGTGTTGTGAGGCGTGAGCAAAGGGTAGCCCGGGTGGAGCGGAGCGCAACCCGCGGAACCACGCCTTTCCTCCCGAACCCCTGATCCAGGCCTCCCCCTGGTGCTCTCGATGCGGAACGCCATGGGCCGGCAGTGCTCAGGATGCGGCAGGCTCCGCGGCATCCTCCGCCGGCCGCCGCGGCCAGGCGCGCAATACGGCCTGGACCAGCGTGGCCAGCGGGATGGCGAAGAACACGCCCCAGAATCCCCACAGGCCGCCGAACACCAGCACGGCGACGATGATGGCCACCGGGTGCAGGTTGACCACCTCCGAGAACAGCAGGGGCACCAGCACGTTGCCGTCCAGGGCCTGGATCACGCCGTAGGCGACCAGTATCCAGGCAAAATCCGCTGACCAGCCGAACTGGAAATAGGCGATCAGGGCCACCGGCACCGTGACTGCGGCGGCACCGATATAGGGAATGACCACCGACAGCCCGACCAGGGTCGCCAGCAGCACGGCATAGTTCAGCCCCATGAACTTGAAGGTGGCATAGGTGACGCCGCCGACGATGAAGATCTCCCACACCTTGCCGCGCACATAGTTGCCGATCTGCATGTTGACCTCGTGCCAGACCTGCGCGGTCAGCGCCCGGTCGCGCGGCAGGTAGCCAGCGATCCAGCCGAGGATGCGCGCCTTGTCCTTCAGAAAGAAAAACACCAGCACCGGAACCAGAATGAGATAGACCAGGAGGGTGATGATGCTCAGGAGGGAGGCCACCGACAACGACAGCACCCGCTGCCCCAGCGCGGCCAGCTCGGCGCGGATGGTGGTCATGAGCTGGGTGACCTGCTCGTCGCTGATGAAGGCGGGATAGCGTTCGGGCAGCCGCATCAGCTTCTCCTGACCGGTGGCGATCATCTCCGGCAGTTGCTGAAACAGCTGGGTGACCTGCGCCGACAGGCGCGGCACCACGACCAGCATCAGGAACAGCAGCAGCAGCATGAAGGCAAGGAATACCAGGGTCACCGCCAGGGTGCGCCTGAGACCGCGTCGCTCCAGCACGCCCACCAGGCCCTCCAGCAGATAGGCGATGACCACGCTGGCCAGCACCGGCGCCAGCATGTCGCCGAAGGCGATGATGACCAGGGTACCGAGGATCAGCAACAGGGCCAGGATGACCACCTGCGGGTCCGAGAAGTAACGCTGGAACCACTGGCGGATGACGTCCATCAGCCCCCCCGCTCGGCGCGGTATTCCTCGTAGCAGCGCGCGAACACCGCCTCCAGCTCATCGATCACCTCGCCTGCATCGCGGCGCATGATGACATGCTGCGTGACCAGGCCCGAGGTCTCGTTCAGCATCTTCTGCTTGTCCAGCATCGGATAGGTCGCCGCCAGGCGCTTGAGCGCCTTGATCACCGATTCCTGCTCGGGGCGGGGAATGGGCCGCGGCGTCTCTATGACCGGCGCGGCAGGGGTTTCCATGGGCCGGGAGGCAACCGGATCGGGTGCCGGCGGCTGCTGGCGGCTGCACAGGAATTCGGCGAAGTCGACCAGCGTCTGCCGGCCGGATTCCGGCAGGCGCGCGGCCAGTTCATTGAGACGATCGATGAGATCGGACATGCACCCTCACTCGGGAAGCGGAATGTACCGATAATAGCGAGCTGGCGCGGATTTCGCACCAGTCGGGCGACTCAGTCTTCCCGGTGGGTCTTGCAGTAGTTGCGCGCGAACTCCAGCAGCTCGTCCATGGCCAGGTGGCGGAACTTCTGCTTCTGATGCACGAAGGAGAAAGGACGTTCCAGCGGCGGATCCAGCGGCAGCGCCACCAGGGTGCCCAACTGCAGTTCCTTGTGGATGGTGGCCCGCGAGACGATGGAGACCCCCATGCCCGCCTCCACCGCGCCCTTGACCGCCTCGGGACTGCCCAGTTCCATGCACACACTGATTTCGTTGATGTTGAGCTTGCAGCGCTGCAGGTATTCCTGGATGACTTCGCGCGTGCCCGAACCCTCCTCGCGGCAGATGTAGGGGTGCTGGAGCAGCTCCTGGATCCTGATCACCTTTTTCCCGGCCAGCGGATGCTTGGGCGGCACGATGGCCACCAGTTCGTCCATGCGGCAGACCTCGACCACCAGGTTCTTGTTGGAAACAGGCGCCTCGACCACACCCAGGTCGATGACATTGTTCTCGACCATGGAGACGATGCCCTCGGTATTGGAAACCTTGAGCTGAACGTTGACCTCCGGATACTTGACCCGGAAATCGCCCAGCAGCGCGGGCAGCATGTACTCGGCAATGGTAGTGGAGGCGCCGATCATGATGACACCGCTGATCTCGCCGGTCATCTCGCGGACCGCGTTCTCCATCTCGTCGTAGAGCTCGAAGATGCGATCGGCGTATTCGTAGACGCGGCGGCCCGCCTCGGTCAGGCTGATGCGGTTGTGGGTGCGGTCGAACAGACGGGTGTTGAAATGTTCCTCGAGCTGGCGCACCTGGAAGGTGACTGCCGGCTGCGTCATGTGTAGCGTCTCGGCTGCCTTGGTGAAGCTCAGCATCCGGGCGACGGTATGAAAAACCTGTAGTCTGCGATCAGCCATCTGTTCTGCGCCATGCTCGGTCGGGTGACCCCGGGATGCCCCCGGAGGCGGCCAATCCTAACAGGTAGCGCGCAAATATAAAATATTTTGATACCGACACAATCCCCGACTTTTCGCCCCGGAATCAGGCGTGTCGCCGCCAGCGCAGGGCATAGTAGAGGGTCGGGATCACCACCAGGGTCAACAGCGTGGACACCAGGATGCCGAAGATCAGCGAAATCGCCAGCCCGCTGAAGATGGGGTCGTCGAGGATGAACAAGGCCCCGAGCATCGCTGCCAGGCCGGTCAGCACGATGGGCTTGGCGCGCACCGCCCCGGAGCGCAGCACCGCTTCCTCGAAGGGCACACCGCGCGCCACCTCGTCGTTTATGAAATCCACCAGCAGGATGGAATTGCGCACGATGATGCCGGCCAGCGCAATCATGCCGATCATGGAAGTCGCGGTGAACGGCTTGCCCAGCAGGGCATGGCCCGGCATGACCCCGATCAGGGTCAAGGGGATGGGCGCCATGATGATGAGCGGCACCAGGTAGGACCGGAACTGGGCCACCACCAGCAGGTAGATGAGGATCAGTCCCACCGAATACGCCAGCCCCATGTCGCGGAAGGTCTCGTAGGTCACCTGCCACTCGCCGTCCCACTTGAGGCTGTAACGATAGGGATTCTCGGGCTGGCGGATGAAATACTGCTCCAGCGGCTCGCCGTCGGCCAGCGGCTGCTCTTTCAGTTGCGCGGCCATCTCGAA includes:
- the dapA gene encoding 4-hydroxy-tetrahydrodipicolinate synthase, whose translation is MFHGSMVALVTPMREDGAVDDDSLAGLIECHVSQGTDAIVAVGTTGESATLDEEEHCALIRRCVELAAGRLPVIAGTGANATSEAIRLTRCAMEAGADACLLVTPYYNKPTQEGLYQHHKTVAEAVPIPQILYNVPGRTACDMRPETVERLSHISNIVGIKEATGDLDRARAILDCCGERLDLYSGDDATAMELMLMGGRGVISVTANVAPRAMHELCEAALSGDRARAEAINHRLEALHRDLFVEANPIPVKWALAEMGLIPPGLRLPLTPLSPQYHDRVRAALRQAGVLE
- a CDS encoding glycine cleavage system protein R yields the protein MSNYLVISAVGEDRPGLVDRISRCILDHEGSIADSRMTVLGGEFAIILLVSGNWNSIARLETALPALGEELGMVITTRRTASREPARDLLPYAVDVVALDNPGIVHRLANFFSRRSINIQDLATSSYAAPHTGTPMFAVHMTVDVPASTHIASLREEFMDFCDQLNLDAVIEPAKN
- a CDS encoding PhoH family protein — its product is MTEKRLFVLDTNVLMHDPTALFRFQEHGVFLPMAVLEELDHAKKGTSEVARNVRQVNRFLDDLTRRASPDDIAAGIPLAMEGIEDASTLAASGTLYLQTRSMEYELPAALPGNKPDNDILGTALALQKERPGTPVTLVSKDINLRIKAAILGLRAEDYYNDQVLEDVNLLYSGLAELDAGFWDTHGDHLESWQEEGRTFYRLRGPQLAELLPNQCVFVEGGRGFEALVHEIGADGVVLELAEDYRKPNHSVWGITARNREQNFALNLLMNPDIDFVSLVGQAGSGKTLLTLAAGLTQVLEDKRYSEIIMTRVTVPVGEDIGFLPGTEEEKMTPWMGALMDNLEVLTQTDAGDWGRAATNDLLQRRIRIHSLNFMRGRTFLNKFLIIDEAQNLTSKQMKTLITRAGPGTKVVCLGNIAQIDTPYLTETTSGLTYVVDRFKPWVHGGHITLRQGERSRLADFAAEVL
- a CDS encoding Crp/Fnr family transcriptional regulator yields the protein MSDLIDRLNELAARLPESGRQTLVDFAEFLCSRQQPPAPDPVASRPMETPAAPVIETPRPIPRPEQESVIKALKRLAATYPMLDKQKMLNETSGLVTQHVIMRRDAGEVIDELEAVFARCYEEYRAERGG
- a CDS encoding galactose-1-phosphate uridylyltransferase, which translates into the protein MQEDEAIREIRINPIVPSESVLVATARSMRPRKEEAPAPRDTRKHVDTCPFCAGNEHMTPPTIQAWPDEADWRIRLVENLYPVLGDDRQSSNLVFGLQQAIEGYGRHEVFIDHRDHGIALHEMSHDHLALLFGAYRDRMQQLYDADPRLRYVLVFKNFGPAAGASIAHTHSQIIAMPVVPENVYNEITHSRAYYRENHHCVFCALIDEALTFEATIYDRSSGQIRRRINVGQYVVERGERFIAIKPFASRFEWEVHILPLNHQSDFLEITDADRRDLAQVMQRTMARLDAVIGGAQYNYFLHSRPRGEDYEDCGQSYHWHLEICPRTSIPTGFELGSGLFVTTISPEEAAARLRAVELD
- a CDS encoding AI-2E family transporter; translated protein: MMDVIRQWFQRYFSDPQVVILALLLILGTLVIIAFGDMLAPVLASVVIAYLLEGLVGVLERRGLRRTLAVTLVFLAFMLLLLFLMLVVVPRLSAQVTQLFQQLPEMIATGQEKLMRLPERYPAFISDEQVTQLMTTIRAELAALGQRVLSLSVASLLSIITLLVYLILVPVLVFFFLKDKARILGWIAGYLPRDRALTAQVWHEVNMQIGNYVRGKVWEIFIVGGVTYATFKFMGLNYAVLLATLVGLSVVIPYIGAAAVTVPVALIAYFQFGWSADFAWILVAYGVIQALDGNVLVPLLFSEVVNLHPVAIIVAVLVFGGLWGFWGVFFAIPLATLVQAVLRAWPRRPAEDAAEPAAS
- a CDS encoding peroxiredoxin translates to MSVSVGKKVPDFRLPATGDREIRLSDLRGKNVVLYFYPKDSTPGCTNEARDFRDSFSKFKRQNTVILGVSRDSLRSHENFKAKQDLPFELLSDTEEKVCRQFDVIREKNMYGRKVMGIERSTFLIDPEGRLVREWRKVRVPGHVDEVLQAVKDLNKAARGKA
- a CDS encoding selenium metabolism-associated LysR family transcriptional regulator gives rise to the protein MADRRLQVFHTVARMLSFTKAAETLHMTQPAVTFQVRQLEEHFNTRLFDRTHNRISLTEAGRRVYEYADRIFELYDEMENAVREMTGEISGVIMIGASTTIAEYMLPALLGDFRVKYPEVNVQLKVSNTEGIVSMVENNVIDLGVVEAPVSNKNLVVEVCRMDELVAIVPPKHPLAGKKVIRIQELLQHPYICREEGSGTREVIQEYLQRCKLNINEISVCMELGSPEAVKGAVEAGMGVSIVSRATIHKELQLGTLVALPLDPPLERPFSFVHQKQKFRHLAMDELLEFARNYCKTHRED